The Acipenser ruthenus unplaced genomic scaffold, fAciRut3.2 maternal haplotype, whole genome shotgun sequence genome segment atagggaagcattgtaaagcacagagaggtctggtaaagcatagggaagcattgtaaagcacagagaggtgtggtaaagcatagggaagcattgtaaagcacagagaggtctggtaaagcatagggaagcattgtaaagcacagagaggtctggtaaagcacagggaagcattgtaaagcactgagaggtctggtaaagcatagggaagcattgtaaagcacagagaggtctggtaaagcacagggaagcattgtaaagcacagagaggtctggtaaagcatagggaagcattgcaaagcacagagaggtgtggtaaagcatagggaagcattgtaaagcacagagaggtctggtaaagcatagggaagcattgtaaagcacagaggggtctggtaaagcatagggaagcattgtaaagcacagagaggtgtggtaaagcatagggaagcattgtaaagcacagagaggtctggtaaagcatagggaggcattgtaaagcacagagaggtctggtaaagcacagggaggtattgtatatattttttttaaatctgtatatatatttttttctagacGATGATGTCCAGGATTGTCTCCTGTCAAACGGTATCGTAGTTGAGGACGGAAAAGAGCTCCCACTGCGATGCGCAAACTGGTAAGACTGGGAGTAATGGGTTCTATGTTTGTTACactaaggggcaatggtagcataagtatagggcagctgcattGGGATGCTATTGGTAgaaatgggaccacagtgtgctaactataccctgaatgatcttcaatggcaatgcagacagacagacagacagacagacagacagacagacagacagacaggggatGGATGATGTtcctgacaggctggtttatattgctgggatggggggtggatgatgtcactgacaggctggttattaattttgtgtggttttgttttttcttcacagTTCCTGTTCGAAGGGTCGGATGTCGTGTTTCCAAACTCACGAATGTCAAGGTAAACACAAACACCTCGAAGGGTAGAATCCTCAGCGGAGTCTCGTTCAGGCGACGGctccctgtctgtctttccttCTTGCTGTCTTTCATcctttcttttctctctttctctttcccttccccctctctctctctctcctctcactctttccctcctccctcactccatttctctctctctgctccgtCCTTAATTCAATCTAATTACTTGAATCATCATTATATAGATATAGAGaaatagatagagagagattAGGAGGCTGGGCGGCTcagcggttagagaaaggggctcgataccaggaggttcaaatcccggctgagcCTCCGActccctgtatgtgtgtgtgtgtgcgtgtgcgtgtgtgtgtgtgaccctgagcgagtcgcttcacctccttgtgctccgtccttcggatgagacgtcaaacaaccgagctcctgttggaagtgactctgcagcagccagtgactccctgtgtgtgtgtgtgtgtgtgtgtgtgtgtgcgtgtgaccctgggcgagtcgcttcacctccttgtgctccgtcaaacaaacgagctcctattggaagtgactctgcagcagcagcagcagcagttgttgatgattcagagttcacccccctggtCTCTGGAAGACTCTTTGGAGAAAaacgtctgctgaatgactcattaataataataataataataataataataataataataatgataatgatgatgataatgataatgatgatgataatgataatgatgataatgatgataatgatgataattaTGATGACAGTAGCCTCTCTGGTTTGGTTCTGTAGGGGTGTGCTCAGTAACCGGATCCCAGGCGATCCGCACCTTCGATGACTCCACTTTCACGATCAGGAGCTTCTGCGCGTATCTCCTGGTCAAGACCGATGCATTCAGTGTGATCTTGAACAACGGGCCCTGCAAAGAGGTACAGAACccgaactacagctcccagcatgcccctGCACCTGCACTGACAGCGAGggctgctgggagctgtagttttataTGCAAAGTTTCAacagccatagttttatatattatacagcaacaccaaacacgattcagacagtccccctgagtttcaatagccatagttttatatattatacagcaacaccaaacacgattcagacagcccccctgagtttcaatagccatagttttatatattatacagcaacaccaaacacgattcagacagtccccctgagtttcaatagccatagttttatatattatacagcaacaccaaacacgattcagacagtccccctgagtttcaatagccatagttttctatattatacagcaacaccaaacacgattcagacagtccccctgagtttcaatagccatagttttatatattatacagcaacaccaaacacgattcagacagtccccctgagtttcaatagccatagttttatatattatacagcaacaccaaacacgattcagacagtccccctgagtttcaatagccatagttttatatattatacagcaacaccaaacacgattcagacagcccccgagtttcaatagccatagttttatatattatacagcaacaccaaacacgattcagacagcccccctgagtttcaatagccatagatTTATATATAATGCAGAATCTAaataaaaactacagctcccagcatgcctctacACTAGCAGTAacagtgagggatgctgggagctgtagttcataTTTTTTCCCTGTGATTTCTAGGACCCCAGAAAGATCTGCATCGACAGTTTGGAATTCAACTTCCAGGGGAAGATAGTGATCACCATTAACTCTACAGGGGAGGTGACATCATCAAAAGGGGACACAGTGATGCCATTGCACTACGATGGTAAGGAAGTTTCTGACTGTGAAACTGCGGCCCACTGTCCGCCATCTTGGATCTGGTTCCCTATTGTTCTGTATGAGAGCCGGCTCTGGAGCTGAGCCACAATGGCTGCTGTTTCATCAATGCTTTGACTAGTCCTAAATTTCATTTCCTATCTTCACATACTAAACATGCGTCAGCGTGTTCTAATCTTGAATTTAAACAACAGGATGTCTTTACCTTGGTAGTTTTATTAAAAgatcaattatttttttgctgaGGAATCTAAACCACGCTTTTCACATCTcaagtttttaaatataaaagagTTCACAAGAATAACATTCAGATATGaaagagttttaaacatctctgcgTTTCTCttctaacttgactttctctctcagtctcttctggtttggagtttctgatccagtgaagttctggatgacgaaggcattaaaacgtttctctgctaacttgactttctctctcagtctcttctggtttggagtttctgatccagtgaagttctggatgacgaaggcattaaaacgtttctctgctaacttgactttctctctcagtctcttctggtttggagtttctgatccagtgaagttctggatgacgaaggcattaaaacgtttctctgctaacttgactttctttctcattctcttctggtttggagtttctgatccagtgaagttctggatgacgaaggcattaaaacgtttctctgctaacttgactttctctctcagtctcttctggtttggagtttctgatccagtgaagttctggatgatgaaggcattaaaacgtttctctgctaacttgactttctctctcagtctcttctggtttggagtttctgatccagtgaagttctggatgacgaaggcattaaaacgtttctctgctaacttgactttctctctcagtctcttctggtttggagtttctgatccagtgaagttctggatgacgaaggcattaaaacgtttctctgctaacttgactttctctctcagtctcttctggtttggagtttctgatccagtgaagttctggatgacgaaggcattaaaacgtttctctgctaacttgactttctctctcagtctcttctggtttggagttttctgatccagtgaagttctggatgacgaaggcattaaaacgtttctctgctaacttgactttctttcatagatcattgagggtatagttagcacactgtggtcccatttcTCCCAATggcatcccattgtagctgccctatacttgtgctgccattgcccctcagtgtaatacagaaccattattgccttGCCACTGAAGATCAGTTTCTCTCCCCAGATTTGCTGACGGTCAGAAAGGTCTCCTCTTTGTTCATGGAGGTTGCCACGACGATAGGGGTGGTCGTGCAGTATGACATCATAGGGGGGCGTGTCTATGTGATTGTGGATCAAGTCTACCTGGGGAAGACCCAGGGGCTGTGCGGCACTTTTAATCACAACAGCAACGATGATTTCAAGTGAgtttggacccccccccccccccgttactgCCAGAATGGTTTCTCCCAGTTATTGCCGATTCTACCTCCCCCTTGTAACTATCATAACGGTTTCTCCCACTCTGACCCCTAgtggaaatatatttatatagacctGAATACAGCAGCCTTGTACCATTATAAACCTGTGACACTCTGCCGCCCCCTGGTGGAGGAGAGAAATACAGCActgagaaatatatttatatagacctGAATACAGCTGCCTTGTACCATTATAAACCTGTGACACTCTGCCGCCCCCTGGTGGAGGAGAGAAATACAGCActgagaaatatatttatatagacctGAATACAGCAGCCTTGTACCATTATAAACCTGTGACACTCTGCCGCCCCCTGGTGGAGGAGAGAAATACAGCActgagaaatatatttatatagacctGAATACAGCTGCCTTGTACCATTATAAACCTGTGACACTCTGCTGCCCTCTGGTGGAGGAGAGAAATACAGCActgagaaatatatttatatagacctGAATACAGCAGCCTTGTAACATTATAAACCTGTGACACTCTGCCGCCCCC includes the following:
- the LOC117970450 gene encoding otogelin-like, translated to MKMKMKMKMKMKMKMKMGSATLTLLAIFFSSAWTASADDDVQDCLLSNGIVVEDGKELPLRCANCSCSKGRMSCFQTHECQGVCSVTGSQAIRTFDDSTFTIRSFCAYLLVKTDAFSVILNNGPCKEDPRKICIDSLEFNFQGKIVITINSTGEVTSSKGDTVMPLHYDDLLTVRKVSSLFMEVATTIGVVVQYDIIGGRVYVIVDQVYLGKTQGLCGTFNHNSNDDFKSANGLVEANPQYFVDSWKFHSSCPNLPPP